In the genome of Bradyrhizobium arachidis, one region contains:
- a CDS encoding DNA translocase FtsK gives MSMSAIERVIPLVGHLPPSIREGLARRMRELTGLGMVGLAGVASAALMTWSVQDPSLSHATSRPIRNILGYAGAIGADLAMQILGLGAIMLVLTVAVWGWRMMTHRPFDREALRLGSWILCTVIAAGFVSCWPHGGAWPLPTGLGGVVGDALVRAPAVIFGPAGTIYRMVLGTILFAAMTATFLIACGLGAREHDDELAEIEDDDKPLDEDEGSDRGSVSLGWLFHALMSTKARLIWLCGAAYRALVSSGPKTKAVAFSRQEPNLGGGRTAPSISPQSEDEDEDEHEEDEEEGEEEEEEVEEPAARAPRKKAAPKAASKRSSDKFELPSVSVLAAPKAGDRQPLSKAELEANSRSLEGVLQDFGVRGEIVKANPGPVVTLYELEPAPGIKSSRVIGLSDDIARSMSALSARVAVVPGRNAIGIELPNAHREKVYLRELLVAKEATETVAKLPLCLGKTIGGDPVIIDLARTPHMLIAGTTGSGKSVAINTMILSLVYRLRPDQCRLIMVDPKMLELSVYDGIPHLLTPVVTDPKKAVVALKWAVREMEERYKNMAKLGVRNIDGYNTRLGELKAKGEEPTRTVHTGFDKETGKAIYEEEKLSLDPLPYIVIIVDEMADLMMVAGKDIEGAVQRLAQMARAAGLHVILATQRPSVDVITGTIKANFPTRIAFQVTSKIDSRTILGEMGAEQLLGQGDMLYMAGGGRISRVHGPFASDEEVEKVVRHLKTQGQPEYLEAVTAEEPTEDEDGAVFDATGMGADGGGDLFAQAVAIVKRDRKASTSYIQRRLQIGYNRAASLMERMELEGIVGPANHAGKREILVEEEDSHM, from the coding sequence ATGAGCATGTCGGCAATCGAACGTGTCATTCCACTGGTCGGCCATCTGCCGCCGTCGATCCGCGAGGGTCTGGCGCGGCGGATGCGCGAGCTCACCGGCCTCGGCATGGTCGGGCTGGCGGGCGTGGCCTCGGCCGCGCTGATGACCTGGTCGGTGCAGGATCCCAGCCTCAGCCACGCGACCTCGCGGCCGATCCGCAACATTCTCGGCTATGCCGGTGCGATCGGCGCCGACCTTGCGATGCAGATCCTCGGGCTCGGCGCCATCATGCTGGTCCTGACCGTCGCGGTCTGGGGTTGGCGCATGATGACGCATCGCCCGTTCGACCGCGAAGCGCTGCGGCTCGGTTCCTGGATTCTCTGCACGGTGATCGCGGCGGGCTTCGTCAGCTGCTGGCCGCATGGCGGCGCCTGGCCGCTGCCGACCGGCCTCGGCGGCGTGGTCGGCGACGCCCTGGTGCGCGCGCCCGCGGTGATTTTCGGACCCGCCGGCACGATCTACCGCATGGTACTCGGCACGATCCTGTTCGCCGCGATGACCGCGACGTTCCTGATCGCCTGCGGTCTCGGCGCACGCGAGCATGACGACGAGCTCGCCGAGATCGAGGATGACGACAAGCCGCTCGATGAGGACGAGGGGAGCGATCGCGGCTCGGTGTCGCTGGGCTGGCTGTTCCACGCGCTGATGAGTACCAAGGCACGCCTGATCTGGCTGTGTGGTGCCGCTTACCGCGCCCTGGTCTCGAGCGGACCGAAGACCAAGGCCGTTGCGTTCAGCCGCCAGGAGCCGAATCTCGGCGGCGGCCGCACCGCGCCCTCGATCTCGCCGCAGTCCGAAGACGAGGACGAGGACGAGCACGAGGAGGACGAAGAGGAAGGCGAGGAGGAAGAGGAAGAAGTGGAAGAGCCCGCCGCGCGCGCCCCGCGCAAGAAGGCTGCGCCGAAGGCCGCTTCCAAGAGATCCTCCGACAAGTTCGAGCTTCCGTCCGTCTCCGTGCTGGCCGCGCCCAAGGCCGGCGATCGCCAACCACTCAGCAAGGCCGAGCTGGAAGCCAATTCGCGCTCGCTCGAAGGCGTGCTGCAAGATTTCGGCGTGCGCGGCGAAATCGTGAAGGCCAATCCGGGTCCGGTCGTCACGCTGTACGAGCTGGAGCCGGCGCCCGGCATCAAGTCTTCACGCGTGATCGGCCTCTCCGACGACATCGCCCGCTCGATGAGCGCGCTGTCGGCGCGCGTCGCCGTCGTGCCGGGCCGCAATGCGATCGGCATCGAGCTGCCGAACGCGCATCGCGAAAAGGTTTACCTGCGTGAACTGCTGGTCGCGAAGGAAGCGACCGAGACGGTCGCGAAGCTGCCGCTCTGCCTCGGCAAGACCATCGGCGGTGACCCCGTCATCATCGACCTCGCGCGCACGCCGCACATGCTGATCGCCGGTACCACCGGCTCGGGCAAGTCGGTCGCCATCAACACCATGATCCTCAGCCTGGTCTACCGGCTGCGCCCCGATCAGTGCCGGCTGATCATGGTCGATCCGAAGATGCTCGAACTCTCCGTCTATGACGGCATTCCCCATCTGCTCACGCCCGTCGTGACCGATCCGAAGAAGGCGGTGGTCGCGCTGAAATGGGCGGTGCGCGAGATGGAAGAGCGCTACAAGAACATGGCCAAGCTCGGTGTGCGCAACATCGACGGCTACAACACGCGCCTCGGCGAGTTGAAGGCCAAGGGCGAGGAGCCGACGCGCACGGTGCACACCGGCTTCGACAAGGAGACCGGCAAGGCGATCTACGAGGAAGAGAAGCTCTCGCTCGACCCGCTGCCCTACATCGTCATCATCGTCGACGAAATGGCCGACCTGATGATGGTCGCCGGCAAGGACATCGAAGGCGCCGTGCAGCGCCTCGCGCAGATGGCGCGCGCCGCCGGCCTGCATGTGATCCTGGCGACGCAGCGACCGTCGGTCGACGTCATCACCGGCACCATCAAGGCCAACTTCCCGACCCGCATCGCCTTCCAGGTGACGTCGAAGATCGACAGCCGCACCATCCTCGGCGAGATGGGCGCCGAGCAGCTGCTCGGCCAGGGCGACATGCTGTACATGGCGGGCGGCGGCCGCATCAGCCGTGTGCACGGACCGTTCGCGTCCGACGAGGAAGTCGAGAAGGTGGTGCGTCACCTCAAGACGCAGGGCCAGCCGGAATACCTCGAAGCGGTTACCGCCGAAGAGCCGACCGAGGACGAGGACGGGGCGGTGTTCGACGCCACCGGCATGGGCGCGGACGGCGGCGGCGACCTGTTCGCGCAGGCCGTTGCGATCGTCAAACGCGACCGCAAGGCCTCGACCAGCTACATTCAGCGCCGCCTGCAGATCGGCTATAATCGCGCCGCCTCGTTGATGGAGCGCATGGAACTGGAAGGCATCGTCGGACCCGCCAACCACGCCGGAAAGCGCGAGATTCTGGTCGAGGAAGAAGACAGCCATATGTGA
- a CDS encoding cyclic nucleotide-binding domain-containing protein: MSIDDDVALLERVPTLRLLGDASLRMLAIGSEQRNFVRGDVLFNLGDEADAGFVVQRGAFRVDDGAGAEMIAGPGALIGELALVVPMKRPSSAIALEHASVIRVARSLFQRVLESDPAAAVRLRDEFAVRSSQIASDILMAGAKLTS, translated from the coding sequence ATGTCAATCGACGACGACGTAGCGCTTCTCGAGCGTGTCCCGACCTTGCGCCTGTTGGGAGACGCCTCGTTGCGCATGCTGGCGATCGGCTCCGAGCAGCGCAACTTCGTCCGCGGCGACGTCCTGTTCAATCTCGGCGACGAGGCCGATGCCGGCTTCGTGGTCCAGCGCGGCGCCTTCCGGGTCGACGACGGCGCCGGCGCCGAGATGATCGCCGGCCCCGGCGCGCTGATCGGCGAGCTCGCGCTGGTGGTACCGATGAAGCGGCCGTCGAGCGCGATCGCTCTGGAGCACGCCTCCGTCATCCGTGTCGCGCGCAGCCTTTTCCAGCGCGTGCTCGAAAGCGATCCCGCTGCCGCGGTCCGCTTGCGGGATGAATTCGCGGTGCGCTCGAGCCAGATTGCCAGCGATATCCTGATGGCGGGCGCGAAGCTGACGTCGTGA
- a CDS encoding outer membrane lipoprotein carrier protein LolA: MAGVLLVTAAMVTTALAQNVPVPKPAPKGRDGGASAGGPAVTGATQQPPNPVIPDPRRNVPSSIFQTFDDKQKAQAAKVSAYLSSLQTLVGNFVQVGPDGSKTQGDFYIQKPGKVRFEYDAPSPIDIVADGSSLVVRDRKLATQDVYPLSQTPLRFLLSDRIDLMKDTNVVNVTADDLFVSVTIEEKQALVGTSRLLLMFGAKDGQLKQWTVTDPQGYDTTIAVYNLDSSKKLDPGMFKIDFTNYGPAPG, from the coding sequence ATGGCCGGCGTGCTTCTCGTCACCGCCGCGATGGTGACCACTGCGCTCGCGCAGAACGTCCCCGTGCCAAAACCCGCGCCGAAGGGCCGCGATGGCGGGGCATCCGCTGGCGGCCCCGCGGTCACCGGTGCGACCCAGCAGCCGCCGAATCCGGTGATCCCGGATCCGCGCCGCAATGTGCCGAGCAGCATCTTCCAGACCTTCGACGACAAGCAGAAGGCGCAGGCGGCCAAGGTCAGCGCCTATCTGTCCTCGCTCCAGACGCTGGTCGGAAATTTCGTCCAGGTCGGTCCCGACGGCAGCAAGACGCAGGGCGACTTCTACATCCAGAAGCCAGGCAAGGTGCGGTTCGAATATGACGCGCCGAGCCCGATCGACATCGTCGCCGACGGCTCCTCGCTGGTGGTGCGCGACCGCAAGCTGGCGACGCAGGACGTCTATCCGCTGTCGCAGACGCCGCTGCGCTTCCTGTTGTCCGACCGCATCGACCTGATGAAAGACACCAATGTCGTCAACGTCACGGCCGACGACCTCTTCGTCAGCGTGACCATCGAGGAGAAGCAGGCGCTGGTCGGCACCAGCCGCTTGCTGCTGATGTTCGGCGCCAAGGACGGCCAGCTCAAGCAATGGACCGTCACCGACCCGCAGGGCTACGACACCACGATCGCGGTCTACAATCTGGATTCGAGCAAGAAGCTCGATCCCGGCATGTTCAAGATCGATTTCACCAATTACGGCCCGGCGCCGGGATAA
- a CDS encoding 2-keto-4-pentenoate hydratase, producing the protein MLGKDHIATASNVLVKHWRDGTKLGALETSLRPQSRADGYAIQAALETQSLGKLFGWKIAATSEAGQKHINVAGPLAGRIMSDTVIADGGTASMKGNEMRVGEPEFAFRMGHDLPPRAASYSVDEVLAAVESLHPAIEIPDSRFADFASAGEAQLIADNACAHLFVLGAATSANWRAIDLVDERPQITLRGQHYTGHGKNVLGDPRVALAWLANELRGLGITLRAGEVVTTGTCHPPLPIQAGDYFAVDFGVLGKVSVGFA; encoded by the coding sequence ATGCTCGGCAAGGATCACATCGCCACAGCTTCCAACGTCCTGGTCAAGCATTGGCGCGACGGCACCAAGCTCGGCGCGCTGGAGACGAGTTTGCGGCCGCAGAGCCGCGCTGACGGCTATGCCATCCAGGCCGCGCTCGAAACGCAGTCGCTCGGAAAACTTTTCGGCTGGAAGATCGCAGCAACCAGCGAGGCCGGCCAGAAGCACATCAACGTCGCGGGGCCGCTGGCCGGTCGTATCATGAGCGACACGGTGATCGCCGACGGCGGCACCGCGTCGATGAAGGGTAACGAGATGCGCGTCGGCGAACCTGAATTCGCCTTTCGCATGGGACACGACCTGCCGCCACGTGCCGCGTCCTACAGCGTCGACGAGGTGCTTGCGGCCGTCGAGAGCTTGCATCCTGCGATCGAGATTCCCGATTCGCGCTTTGCCGATTTCGCCAGCGCCGGCGAAGCGCAGCTCATCGCCGACAATGCCTGCGCGCATCTGTTCGTGCTGGGCGCGGCGACATCGGCGAACTGGCGCGCGATCGATCTCGTCGACGAGCGGCCGCAGATCACGCTGCGCGGCCAGCACTACACCGGCCACGGCAAGAACGTGCTCGGCGACCCCCGCGTTGCGCTCGCCTGGCTCGCCAATGAGCTGCGCGGGCTCGGCATCACCTTGCGGGCAGGGGAGGTGGTGACCACAGGCACCTGCCATCCGCCGCTGCCGATCCAGGCCGGCGATTATTTTGCGGTGGATTTTGGTGTGCTGGGGAAGGTGTCGGTGGGGTTTGCGTAG
- the xth gene encoding exodeoxyribonuclease III — MRLSLTTWNINSVRLRIDLVAKFLKSARPDVLCLQETKCIDDAFPLKRFKRLGYEHVALNGQKGYHGVAIVSKIPFESKDIRTFCDKVDSRHISVSFGEKANIAKPLVLHNFYVPAGGDVPDPALNEKFDHKLRFLDEMTACEPLHPRGEDRHILVGDLNVAPHENDVWSHKQLLKVVSHTPVETEKLKAALAAGEWIDVARDRIPMSEKVYTWWSYRSADWTVGDRGRRLDHIWVSRALKDAVSDFKILRDARSWERPSDHVPVTMTLEV; from the coding sequence ATGCGTCTCTCCCTGACAACCTGGAACATCAATTCGGTGCGGCTGCGCATCGACCTGGTCGCGAAATTCCTCAAGAGCGCGCGGCCGGACGTGCTGTGTCTCCAGGAAACCAAGTGCATCGACGATGCCTTTCCGCTGAAGCGCTTCAAGCGGCTCGGCTATGAGCATGTCGCGCTGAACGGGCAGAAGGGCTATCACGGCGTTGCCATCGTCTCGAAGATTCCGTTCGAGTCAAAAGACATCCGCACCTTCTGCGACAAGGTGGATTCGCGCCATATCTCGGTGTCGTTCGGTGAGAAGGCCAACATCGCAAAGCCGCTGGTGCTGCATAATTTCTACGTGCCCGCCGGCGGCGACGTTCCCGATCCCGCGCTGAACGAGAAGTTCGACCACAAGCTCCGCTTCCTCGACGAGATGACGGCGTGCGAGCCGCTGCATCCACGCGGCGAGGACCGTCACATCCTCGTCGGCGATCTCAACGTCGCCCCGCACGAGAACGACGTGTGGTCGCACAAGCAGCTGTTGAAGGTGGTCTCGCACACGCCTGTCGAAACCGAGAAGCTGAAGGCTGCGCTTGCCGCCGGCGAATGGATCGACGTCGCGCGCGACCGCATCCCGATGTCGGAAAAAGTCTATACCTGGTGGAGCTACCGCTCCGCCGACTGGACCGTCGGCGACCGCGGCCGCCGGCTCGATCACATCTGGGTCTCGCGCGCGCTGAAGGATGCGGTCAGCGATTTCAAGATCCTGCGCGATGCGCGCAGTTGGGAACGGCCGTCGGACCACGTGCCGGTGACCATGACGCTGGAGGTTTAA
- a CDS encoding response regulator transcription factor: protein MANARKILIVDDDTDLRDTLVEQLSLHEEFEASAVDTGAKGASAAKANSPDLVLMDVGLPDTDGREVVRSLRKGGFKAPIIMLTGHDTDSDTILGLESGANDYVAKPFRFAVLLARIRAQLRQHEASEDAVFSVGPYSFRPGSKMLTAANARKVRLTEKETAILRFLYRAGQMPVSRETLLQEVWGYNSGVTTHTLETHIYRLRQKIEKDAANPEILVTEAGGYKLVP, encoded by the coding sequence ATGGCCAATGCCCGCAAGATCCTGATCGTGGATGACGATACCGATCTGCGCGATACGTTGGTGGAGCAATTATCGCTGCACGAAGAATTCGAAGCCTCCGCCGTCGATACCGGCGCCAAGGGTGCAAGCGCCGCAAAGGCCAATTCCCCCGATCTGGTCCTGATGGATGTCGGCCTGCCCGACACCGACGGCCGCGAGGTGGTCCGCTCCTTGCGCAAGGGCGGCTTCAAGGCCCCAATCATCATGCTGACCGGGCATGACACCGATTCCGATACGATTTTGGGGCTGGAATCCGGCGCCAACGACTACGTCGCAAAGCCCTTCCGTTTCGCCGTGCTGCTGGCCCGTATCCGTGCCCAGCTTCGGCAGCACGAGGCCAGCGAGGACGCGGTGTTCTCGGTCGGCCCCTACTCTTTCCGTCCCGGCTCGAAAATGCTGACCGCGGCCAATGCCCGCAAGGTGCGGCTGACGGAAAAGGAAACCGCCATCCTCCGCTTCCTCTACCGGGCGGGCCAGATGCCGGTCTCGCGCGAGACCCTGCTCCAGGAGGTCTGGGGCTACAACTCCGGCGTCACTACGCACACGCTGGAAACCCACATCTACCGTCTGCGCCAGAAGATCGAGAAGGACGCCGCGAACCCGGAGATCCTGGTCACGGAAGCCGGTGGCTACAAACTGGTGCCGTGA
- a CDS encoding L,D-transpeptidase family protein: MKNKAISASYTRNRSAGPLPAIRVRPAAGNPRRGWLTAGALTIPVALGRGGILANKREGDGGTPRGSFRPRQLWWRADRHSRPKTFLAARTITGADAWCEDPADRHYNQWIRRGQGEGGDRLKRDDHLYDFIIEIDHNTRPRIAGRGSAVFLHLARDNFGPTAGCVSMTKAAMLQLLRRLGPKTKIIIG, encoded by the coding sequence ATGAAAAACAAAGCTATATCAGCTAGTTACACCCGAAATCGGAGCGCCGGACCGCTGCCTGCGATCCGCGTTAGGCCTGCCGCCGGGAATCCACGCCGGGGCTGGTTGACCGCCGGCGCGCTGACAATTCCGGTGGCGCTGGGGCGGGGCGGCATTCTCGCCAACAAGCGCGAGGGCGACGGCGGCACCCCCAGGGGCAGTTTCCGTCCCAGGCAATTGTGGTGGCGGGCCGACCGGCACAGCCGTCCCAAAACCTTCCTTGCGGCCAGGACCATCACCGGCGCGGACGCCTGGTGCGAGGATCCCGCCGATCGCCATTACAACCAGTGGATCCGGCGCGGGCAGGGCGAGGGCGGCGACCGTCTCAAGCGAGACGACCATCTCTACGACTTCATCATCGAGATCGACCACAACACAAGGCCGCGCATCGCCGGCCGCGGCAGCGCCGTCTTCCTCCACCTGGCGCGCGACAATTTCGGGCCGACAGCAGGCTGCGTCTCCATGACCAAGGCGGCGATGCTGCAATTGCTGCGACGGCTCGGACCCAAAACAAAAATCATCATCGGCTGA